Below is a window of Cupriavidus sp. MP-37 DNA.
GAGCGAAGCAAAAGCGCCATCAACATGCACCACCTTCCCATCGACCATCGTCAAGACCGATCGGATCCGGTGAATGTCCTCCACCGGAACGGTCAGGTAAGGCTTGTCGAGAACCGCGAGATCCGCCAGCTTCCCCACCTCCAACGTGCCCCGCGAACCCTCGTCGAACGAAATCCACGCCGCATTAGCGGTATACAACCGCAGCGCCTCCAGCCGCGACAGCCGGAAGTCCTCCTTGCGCCGGACTTCCTTCCCGATCGAATAACCACCGACGTGAAACTCCAGCGCGCGCCAGACGCCAGGGATGCCGATACGCGTGGCATCGGTGCCGCCCGCCACTTTCAACCCGTGCTGCAGCGCCAGTCGCACCGGCGGCGCGGACTCGGCCACATGGTGGTCGTTGGCGTGCCCGATGGCGCCAGCCTCGAAGTACGGCCCCATCTGCACCGTGTAGGCAAGCCCTAGCGCCTTCATGCGCCGGAACGTTTCCGGCTTGCCGGTGTTCAGGTGGGCCAGCGCCCAGCGCAGCTTGCCCAGGTCATGGTGCTTTGCCACTTCCTCGAAGACGTCGAGGATCGCGTTGGCGGCATCGTCGGTATAAGCGTGGATCTCCACCGGATAGCCGCGGCTGGCGGCGAAGGTGGCGACCTTGAGCAGTTCCTCGCGATCCTTTGCCGCGGGGCGGAAGCCAGGGCCCATGGTGACGCCGTCGTCCATGCCGAACACCAGCATCTCGCCCGGCCCGAGGAAGCGCAGCCTGCCGTCGCCCATGCGCGGCGGCAGGTACGCCAGCGTGTTGCGGAACCACTCGGCCTCGTTGCCCGCGACCAGGGTCGGGATGCGGTAGCCGACCCGCACCGACAGCCGGTCCTCGCGCCACAGTGCGAACAGTGGATCGTACGCGCCGCCCGGACCGGCGGTCGGGTCGATCAGCGCGGTGACACCGAGGCTGTTCAGCCGGCCGAAGAAAGCCTGCAGGCTGGCCTTGGCATCGACCTGGCTCTGCGCCAGGATGCGCCCGAACAGCGCCGACAGCGGCCGGATCGCGCCGAAGATCCGGCCGGTGAGACGGCCTTCGCGGTCGCGCTCCATGCGGATGCCGGGCGGCAGCGCGTCGGGCTGGTCGAGCCTGAGCACCTCGATCGCCTTGGCGTTGACCAGCGCGTAGTCGTACAGGTACTGCACATAGGCCGGATTGTCGGGCAGCAGCGCGGTCAGTTCGGCGGGCGTCGGGGCGCGTTTTTCGATGAACTGGTCGGGGTGCCACGAACCGGTCACGGCCACCCACTTGCCCGGTCCGCGCGCCTGCGCGGTCTGCCGCAGCTGCTCCAGCCCGGCGGCCAGGCTGGTGGTTTCGCCTTCGTACCAGTAGGTCTCGAAGGCATAGCTCTGGCCGCCGCGGATGGCGTGGATATGGGTATCGATCAGCCCCGGAATCACGGTGCGCCCGCCCAGGTCGATCACCTCGGTGGCCGGACCGGCCAGGCGGCGGATCTGCGGGTTGGCGCCCACCGCGACGATCCGGTCGCCGCGCATGGCGATGGCCTGCGCCACCGTGTCCGCGGCGTCCATGGTCAGCACCGTGCCGTTGACCAGGATCCGGTCCGCTGGCGCGGCCGCGCGCTGCGCCTGCGCTGCCCCGGCCGCGATCACGCAAGCCGCTGCCATGGCGTGCGCCACGGCCCGTGCAATCCAATGCATAGCGATGTTTCCCTGATTTTGAAAAGCCCTGGCGCCCGGAGTGCTGCGGGGGCCGGGGCTGCCGGGTTACTGGCCCGGCTGCGCGCCCGAGCGCTTGACGATGGGCTCGAGCTTGGCGATGTCGGCGGCGATCAGCTTGTCGAACGCGGCCGGGGTCGACGGCTTGGCCTCGGCGCCTTGCGCCATCAGCTTGTCGCGCGTCGCCGGCGCGGCTAGGGCCCGCTGCATCGCCGTGTTCAGGCGCGCCACGATCTCCTTGGGCGTGCCCGCCGGCGCCAGCACGCCGAACCAGGCATCGAACACATAGCCCGGCACGCCCGCTTCAGCAATGGTGGGCACCTCCGGCAGCGACGGCACCCGCGCCGCGGTGGCCACGCCCAGGATGCGCAGCTTGCCGTCCTTGACGAACTGCAGCGCGGTGATCGACGGGGCGAAGAACATGTCGACGCGTCCGCTCATCACATCGGTAATCGCGGCCGGCGCGCCCTTGTACGGGATATGCCGGGTCTGCACGCCCGCGGTCACGTTGAACAGCTCGCCGCTCAGGTGCGACGAGCTGCCGCTGCCTGCCGAACTGTAGGTCACCGAATCCGGCTTGGCGCGCGCAGCCGCGAGCAGGTCCTTGAGCGTGCGGTACGGGCTGGAGGCGCTGACCACCAGCAGGTAGGGCATGGTGGCGACGGTCGAGATGCCCTTCAGGTCGCGCGTGGTGTCGTACGGCAGCTTCGGATAGAGCGTGGGATTGACCGCATGGCCGGCGGAAGTCAGCAGCAACGTATAGCCGTCGGCGGGCGCCTTGGCCACCACCGCGGTGCCGATGGTGCCGCCCGCGCCGGGGCGGTTGTCGACGACGACCTGCATGTTCGAAGCGGAGCTCATCTCGGCGCTGACGATGCGCGCGAGCAGATCGGTGGCGCTGCCGGCGGCAAACGGCACTACCAGGCGGATCGGCTTGTCGGGATAGGTGTCGGCGTGCGCCGCGCCCGGCAGCAGCGGCAGGCACAGTGCGGCGGCCAGCGCCGCGTGCAGCATGTGGCGGAATTTCATGTGGGGTCTCCTGGATCTTGATCTTGGGAAGCTTGGTAATGGCCTGAGGCGAAGCGCGTTCAGAACGTGTGGCGCATGCCCAGGGCAAAGGTCTGCGGATCGGCGCCGGCGGAAATGCCCAGCTCGTTGATCGCAAAGTCGTAGGTGGCGTTCTTCTTGTTGAAGATGCGGCTGTAGAAGCCGAACACCGCGGTGCGCTTCGACAGCGGGTATTCGTAGCCGAGCGTGGCCTGCACCGCGCCGGTATCCGGACCGCTGCGGAAGAAGCCGACGGTCTCGGTGGCACTGCCGCGGCCGTTGCCGGCAAAGCCGACGCCCGCGCGCAGGCTGCCGGTCCACAGCTTCTGCACCACCGAGGCGTAATAGGCATCGCGCTTCAGGTCGCCGGTGGCGGTGCGGTAGTGCAGCCGCTCGTAGATGGCGGACACCTTGGTAGTCGGGAACTGGTACGACAGGCCGATCTTCATGCCTTCGTCGTCGCGGCCCGCGGCCTGGTAGTTGTTGTGGCGCTCGTAGGCCAGCACCACGTTCAGCGGGCCGTTGTCATAGGCGCCGGCAAACGACCACAGGCTCGGGTTGCGCGGCACGGAGATGCGCTCCTCGTTGATGCCCCAGGTCACGCCGCCGCTGAAGCCGTTCCATTTCGGGCTGCGGTAGTGCACGCTGTTCTTCTGGCGGCGGTCGAAGGAGCTGGTGTCCTGGATGTTGTCGGAAGTCGGGGTCGAGCCATTGCCGATCAGCGCCATGTAGCCGGCGGTGGTCGGATAGAACGGATCGTAGGAGGAGGTGGCTTCCAGGTAAGGCGTGGTCCAGTTGCCCATGAAGAAGCTGCCGGCCGAGCCGGCCAGCCCAAGGCGGGTATTGCGGCTGGCGAGTTGCCCGCTGCCCGTATCCAGCGAGATATTGCTCTCGATCTGCCAGATCGCCTTGAGGCTGCCCACCAGCGCTTCCTCGCCGCGCATGCCGAACACCGAGCGGTTGTTGGTGAGGCGGCCGGTGCCGCCCAGCTTGGTGCCATCGGTCGCCGTCGACGCGTCCGAATACTCCAGCGAGGTATTCAGCCGGCCATACAGCGTCACGTGGCTCTGCGCCGAAGCGACGCTGCAGCAGGCCGCGAGCGCCGCAAAGGTGGCGCCCGCAAGGGGGTTCTTCATGTTGTCTCCAGTGTCTGTCTTGCGCCTGTCCGAATCGATACGGGGATGCCTGCCCCGCCCCGTGCACGAAATCGCGGGCAGCAGCAACCCCTGCCCGGACTACGGCATCAGCATTTCTGGATTCTTGATTGCGCTATCTCATACGGCAGATTTACGCGGCGGATTTACGCGGCGATGCAGCGTGAGGGGATTCTAGAAACCGGGTATCGCAGCGTCCATTCGCATTTTCTTTTGGCCACCATATCGGTTTGTTATCGCGATGGCTGACCCTGCTGGCATGGATATCCGCAGCTTAGGGTGCGAGCGTGGGACCCGGTAGTGGGCGCTGGTGTGTCGCTGTGTTCCAGCCATGGGACGCCGTGAACACAGGCAATGCGGGGAAGTGCTGAGAGAGAGAGAGCGGAAGGCGGCGGGACAACAAAAAAGGGCCTGGCGGCCCTTTTTTGCTTTCTGCGGTGCAGACGATCCGTGGATCAGCCAGCGAAGTTCTTGCCGGCGAAGTCCCAGTTCACGACATTCCAGAATGCCTCGACGTACTTCGGACGGGCATTGCGGTAGTCGATGTAGTAGGCGTGCTCCCACACGT
It encodes the following:
- a CDS encoding amidohydrolase, translated to MHWIARAVAHAMAAACVIAAGAAQAQRAAAPADRILVNGTVLTMDAADTVAQAIAMRGDRIVAVGANPQIRRLAGPATEVIDLGGRTVIPGLIDTHIHAIRGGQSYAFETYWYEGETTSLAAGLEQLRQTAQARGPGKWVAVTGSWHPDQFIEKRAPTPAELTALLPDNPAYVQYLYDYALVNAKAIEVLRLDQPDALPPGIRMERDREGRLTGRIFGAIRPLSALFGRILAQSQVDAKASLQAFFGRLNSLGVTALIDPTAGPGGAYDPLFALWREDRLSVRVGYRIPTLVAGNEAEWFRNTLAYLPPRMGDGRLRFLGPGEMLVFGMDDGVTMGPGFRPAAKDREELLKVATFAASRGYPVEIHAYTDDAANAILDVFEEVAKHHDLGKLRWALAHLNTGKPETFRRMKALGLAYTVQMGPYFEAGAIGHANDHHVAESAPPVRLALQHGLKVAGGTDATRIGIPGVWRALEFHVGGYSIGKEVRRKEDFRLSRLEALRLYTANAAWISFDEGSRGTLEVGKLADLAVLDKPYLTVPVEDIHRIRSVLTMVDGKVVHVDGAFASLEVR
- a CDS encoding tripartite tricarboxylate transporter substrate binding protein, coding for MKFRHMLHAALAAALCLPLLPGAAHADTYPDKPIRLVVPFAAGSATDLLARIVSAEMSSASNMQVVVDNRPGAGGTIGTAVVAKAPADGYTLLLTSAGHAVNPTLYPKLPYDTTRDLKGISTVATMPYLLVVSASSPYRTLKDLLAAARAKPDSVTYSSAGSGSSSHLSGELFNVTAGVQTRHIPYKGAPAAITDVMSGRVDMFFAPSITALQFVKDGKLRILGVATAARVPSLPEVPTIAEAGVPGYVFDAWFGVLAPAGTPKEIVARLNTAMQRALAAPATRDKLMAQGAEAKPSTPAAFDKLIAADIAKLEPIVKRSGAQPGQ
- a CDS encoding porin; the protein is MKNPLAGATFAALAACCSVASAQSHVTLYGRLNTSLEYSDASTATDGTKLGGTGRLTNNRSVFGMRGEEALVGSLKAIWQIESNISLDTGSGQLASRNTRLGLAGSAGSFFMGNWTTPYLEATSSYDPFYPTTAGYMALIGNGSTPTSDNIQDTSSFDRRQKNSVHYRSPKWNGFSGGVTWGINEERISVPRNPSLWSFAGAYDNGPLNVVLAYERHNNYQAAGRDDEGMKIGLSYQFPTTKVSAIYERLHYRTATGDLKRDAYYASVVQKLWTGSLRAGVGFAGNGRGSATETVGFFRSGPDTGAVQATLGYEYPLSKRTAVFGFYSRIFNKKNATYDFAINELGISAGADPQTFALGMRHTF